From a region of the Zingiber officinale cultivar Zhangliang chromosome 10B, Zo_v1.1, whole genome shotgun sequence genome:
- the LOC122030039 gene encoding stress-associated endoplasmic reticulum protein 2-like, translating into MTTSRRYADHKIQKFQKNVSKRGSVPETIVKRGNDYPVGPVMLGFFVFVVIGSSLFQIIRTATSGGMA; encoded by the exons ACCACTTCAAGGCGATACGCAGACCACAAAATACAGAAGTTCCAGAAGAATGTATCTAAGAGGGGATCAGTGCCAGAGACAATAGTGAAGAGAGGAAATGACTATCCTGTTGGCCCTGTTATGCTTGGGTTCTTCGTCTTCGTAGTCATCGGATCAT CTTTGTTTCAGATAATTAGAACAGCCACAAGTGGCGGAATGGCATGA